A genome region from Mesorhizobium sp. B2-1-8 includes the following:
- the leuB gene encoding 3-isopropylmalate dehydrogenase, whose amino-acid sequence MATKHLFLLPGDGIGPEAMAEVKKLIAAMNAKLGSGFVTDEGLVGGCAYDAHGAAISDADMEKAMAADAVLFGAVGGPKWDAVPYEVRPEAGLLRLRKDMELFANLRPAICYPALAASSSLKQEVVEGLDILIVRELTGGVYFGEPKQIIDLGNGQKRGIDTQVYDTFEIERISGVAFELARTRKNHVTSMEKRNVMKSGVLWNEVVTQTHKARYSDVKLDHMLADAGGMQLVRWPKQFDVIVTDNLFGDMLSDIAAMLTGSIGMLPSASLGAPDVKTKKRKALYEPVHGSAPDIAGKGIANPIAMIASFAMCLRYSFGMVDEADKLEASIAAVLDQGLRTKDIFSPGMTEVGTVEMGDAIIGRFLA is encoded by the coding sequence ATGGCAACGAAGCATCTTTTCCTGCTCCCCGGTGACGGCATCGGCCCCGAGGCCATGGCCGAGGTCAAGAAGCTGATCGCGGCCATGAACGCAAAGCTCGGCAGCGGCTTCGTCACCGACGAGGGCCTGGTCGGCGGCTGCGCCTACGATGCGCATGGCGCGGCGATTTCCGATGCCGACATGGAAAAGGCGATGGCCGCGGATGCGGTGCTGTTCGGCGCCGTCGGCGGGCCGAAATGGGATGCCGTGCCTTACGAGGTGCGCCCCGAGGCAGGCCTCCTGCGCCTGCGCAAGGACATGGAGCTGTTCGCCAACCTGCGCCCGGCAATCTGCTATCCGGCGCTGGCCGCATCGTCTTCGCTCAAGCAGGAAGTTGTCGAAGGCCTCGACATCCTCATCGTGCGCGAGCTGACCGGCGGCGTCTATTTCGGTGAGCCCAAGCAGATCATCGATCTCGGCAACGGCCAGAAGCGCGGCATCGACACGCAGGTCTACGACACGTTCGAGATCGAGCGCATTTCGGGCGTCGCCTTCGAATTGGCGCGGACCCGCAAGAACCACGTCACCTCGATGGAAAAGCGCAACGTCATGAAGTCGGGCGTGTTGTGGAACGAGGTCGTCACCCAGACCCACAAGGCGCGCTATTCCGACGTCAAGCTCGACCACATGCTGGCTGACGCCGGCGGCATGCAGCTGGTGCGCTGGCCAAAGCAGTTCGACGTCATCGTCACCGACAATCTGTTCGGCGACATGCTGTCCGACATCGCCGCCATGCTGACCGGCTCGATCGGCATGCTGCCGTCGGCCTCGCTCGGCGCGCCCGACGTGAAGACCAAGAAGCGCAAGGCGCTCTACGAGCCGGTACACGGCTCTGCCCCCGACATTGCCGGCAAGGGCATCGCCAACCCGATCGCCATGATCGCCTCCTTCGCCATGTGCCTGCGCTATTCCTTCGGCATGGTCGATGAGGCCGACAAGCTCGAAGCTTCAATCGCCGCTGTGCTCGACCAGGGCCTGCGCACCAAGGACATTTTCTCCCCCGGCATGACCGAGGTTGGTACCGTCGAGATGGGCGACGCGATCATCGGCAGGTTCCTGGCCTAA
- a CDS encoding VOC family protein, protein MKVRRIVANVETQDAAAARRFYHDVLGLDILMNQGWIVTYGSGEMMQVQVSFMAQGGCGTPPDLSIEVDDVDAALEAMKAAGFAVEYGPADEPWGVRRFYVRDPCGRLVNILSHR, encoded by the coding sequence ATGAAGGTCCGGCGCATCGTGGCCAATGTCGAGACACAGGATGCGGCGGCAGCGAGACGTTTCTACCATGACGTGCTCGGCCTCGACATCCTGATGAACCAGGGTTGGATCGTGACGTACGGCTCTGGGGAGATGATGCAGGTGCAGGTCAGCTTCATGGCGCAAGGCGGGTGTGGCACGCCGCCGGACCTGTCGATCGAGGTCGACGATGTCGATGCGGCACTCGAGGCCATGAAGGCGGCCGGTTTCGCCGTCGAATACGGGCCGGCCGATGAACCCTGGGGCGTGCGGCGCTTCTATGTGCGCGATCCCTGCGGCAGGCTGGTTAATATTCTCTCGCATCGGTGA
- a CDS encoding polyketide cyclase, whose protein sequence is MWTNEYTATSPLPAQAIWNALKALHEGRLTYEGSDTFVLHGPFAKGSRVSVTPVGQDTFESTIVDLVDNVTYADETSFGDTKLLFRHTLVSVEGGTQVTHRLDISGPSAAEVGPELGPRISGDFDVSMTRLFEQAEALANRG, encoded by the coding sequence ATGTGGACCAATGAATACACCGCGACTTCTCCGCTTCCGGCGCAAGCCATCTGGAACGCGCTCAAGGCCTTGCATGAAGGCCGCCTGACCTATGAAGGCTCCGACACCTTCGTGCTGCACGGGCCCTTCGCCAAGGGCAGCCGCGTGTCGGTGACACCGGTCGGACAGGACACGTTCGAATCGACCATCGTCGATCTCGTCGACAATGTGACCTATGCCGACGAGACCTCGTTCGGTGACACCAAGCTGCTGTTCCGGCACACGCTGGTGTCCGTTGAAGGCGGCACCCAGGTGACACACCGGCTCGATATCTCCGGCCCTTCGGCCGCCGAGGTCGGTCCGGAACTCGGGCCGCGGATCAGCGGGGATTTCGACGTCTCGATGACCAGGCTGTTCGAACAGGCGGAGGCGTTGGCGAACCGTGGCTGA
- a CDS encoding DUF805 domain-containing protein, with product MRGTVYHYDQDQDFGYINGVDGTRYLFAPKDLNEGVALVRGAVVEFQPDDGAAHDIVAVPSPSSGAGQPPRRGQPAEKRSAGSTGLWAYFGRTVSVNYFNFNGRARRKEFWAFWLCFLLVQVALVGFGILVNLAVNGFGANAGRSSIGFLPAIIYTLAFGFSWIALVVRRLHDVGLSGWLVLVCFIPVIGEAALLVLGLMPSQGGKNPWGSVPAGVRV from the coding sequence ATGCGCGGCACAGTTTATCACTACGACCAGGATCAGGATTTCGGTTATATCAACGGGGTCGACGGCACCCGCTATTTATTTGCGCCTAAGGATCTGAACGAGGGGGTGGCCCTCGTCAGAGGCGCTGTCGTCGAGTTCCAGCCAGACGACGGCGCGGCGCATGATATAGTCGCCGTGCCCTCGCCGTCTTCAGGCGCGGGTCAGCCACCGCGGCGAGGCCAGCCTGCCGAAAAGCGGTCTGCCGGTTCCACGGGACTCTGGGCCTATTTCGGGCGCACGGTGAGCGTGAATTATTTCAATTTCAACGGACGCGCCCGCCGCAAGGAATTCTGGGCTTTTTGGCTATGTTTTCTTCTTGTGCAGGTAGCGCTTGTTGGCTTCGGGATCCTTGTCAATCTCGCCGTCAACGGCTTCGGCGCCAATGCGGGCAGGAGTTCGATAGGCTTCTTACCCGCCATTATCTACACGCTGGCGTTCGGCTTCTCATGGATTGCGTTAGTCGTACGACGCCTGCACGACGTCGGCCTGAGCGGCTGGCTTGTCTTGGTCTGCTTCATCCCGGTCATCGGCGAAGCTGCCTTGCTGGTCCTCGGACTTATGCCGTCCCAGGGAGGCAAAAACCCCTGGGGATCGGTACCGGCAGGGGTCAGGGTTTAG
- a CDS encoding glycosyltransferase: MTVERSHAGAVTPDGEATMTPGRVSLAIDATGLMFWPPGKGLAGIPRVESFLVNAALADPDPCVEVVAYRPNEGKFRPLAPYELEHVAAGRISPHRVKWWPGRRAALSQAFAAVRQQPWDKRETDRHLAKTVTNGRKGVAYQATRLLIRAYRLCQRARIRLGAEPDAPGQSIEVEPGLVLISHHFLIQQHRSAVSSAVGKLAFLCHDLIPTLRPDLIGSSIAEARFGSCLEQLVRAGAPAFCASDEVGATLTDHMRKAGIAAPVVYRFPMPSILHETASHMGATSRIETGDPFVIYCSTIEVRKNHILLARIWQQALEEGVKLPRLVCAGRWGWMIEPLRAYLAAHPKLLQSVTFTGLVSDEELIQYYRSASFGVFPSHIEGWGYGASECLDFGVPVIVSTAPSLIEASGGLMPAIDPNDQAGWYAAIRRMAEDHAWRSSLAERIAQNHRPTPASASWAAIKAGLGESASRQHSETSAP; encoded by the coding sequence ATGACAGTCGAACGTTCCCATGCCGGCGCGGTGACCCCGGATGGCGAGGCGACGATGACACCGGGACGGGTCTCTCTGGCTATCGACGCCACCGGGCTGATGTTCTGGCCGCCCGGCAAGGGCCTGGCTGGCATTCCGCGCGTGGAGAGCTTTCTCGTCAACGCTGCGCTGGCGGATCCGGATCCTTGCGTGGAGGTGGTGGCATACAGGCCGAACGAGGGCAAGTTTCGGCCGCTCGCCCCTTATGAACTGGAGCATGTCGCGGCGGGCCGGATTTCACCGCACCGTGTCAAATGGTGGCCGGGAAGACGCGCGGCCCTGTCGCAGGCTTTCGCGGCGGTGAGGCAACAGCCATGGGACAAGCGCGAGACGGACCGTCATCTTGCCAAGACGGTGACCAACGGCCGCAAAGGGGTCGCCTACCAGGCGACGCGGCTGCTGATCCGCGCCTATCGCCTGTGCCAGCGGGCACGGATCCGATTGGGCGCGGAGCCCGATGCGCCGGGCCAGAGCATCGAGGTGGAGCCGGGCCTCGTGCTCATCAGCCATCACTTCCTGATCCAGCAGCACCGATCCGCGGTCTCGAGCGCCGTCGGCAAACTTGCCTTCCTTTGCCATGATCTCATCCCGACACTGCGCCCGGACCTGATCGGTTCGAGCATCGCCGAGGCCCGGTTCGGCTCTTGTCTCGAACAGCTGGTGCGCGCCGGCGCACCGGCGTTCTGCGCCTCCGACGAGGTCGGCGCGACGCTGACCGATCACATGCGCAAGGCCGGCATCGCCGCGCCTGTGGTGTATCGGTTCCCGATGCCTTCCATCCTGCACGAAACCGCTTCGCACATGGGCGCGACCTCGCGCATCGAGACGGGCGACCCGTTCGTGATCTATTGCTCGACCATCGAAGTGCGGAAGAACCACATCCTCCTGGCGCGCATCTGGCAGCAGGCATTGGAAGAAGGCGTCAAGCTGCCGAGGCTTGTCTGCGCCGGGCGCTGGGGCTGGATGATCGAGCCGCTGCGCGCCTATCTCGCGGCGCATCCGAAGCTGCTCCAGTCGGTCACGTTCACCGGGCTGGTCAGCGACGAGGAGCTCATCCAGTATTATCGCAGCGCCTCCTTCGGCGTCTTTCCCTCGCATATAGAGGGCTGGGGCTACGGCGCCTCGGAGTGTCTCGACTTCGGCGTTCCGGTCATCGTCTCGACCGCGCCGTCGCTGATCGAGGCAAGCGGCGGCTTGATGCCGGCGATCGACCCCAACGACCAGGCCGGCTGGTACGCCGCGATCCGCAGGATGGCGGAAGACCACGCCTGGCGCTCCTCGCTGGCGGAGCGCATCGCCCAAAACCACCGGCCGACGCCGGCCTCGGCAAGCTGGGCCGCGATCAAGGCCGGCCTCGGCGAAAGCGCATCCCGCCAGCATTCCGAGACGAGCGCACCCTGA
- a CDS encoding MarR family winged helix-turn-helix transcriptional regulator, producing the protein MAELDTRFKGGPSESPGLLLWRTTMRWQRVMTAALAPLDLTHVQFVLLASAMWLGRNGEPPNQVQLAAQAGTEVKMTSDVVARLEAKGLIAREPDPRDSRAKVIRVTSAGAAAAQQAIVAVETADAAFFEPVDEARLVGLLQQLAGEIR; encoded by the coding sequence GTGGCTGAACTCGACACGCGCTTCAAGGGCGGGCCATCGGAGAGCCCGGGATTGCTGCTCTGGCGAACCACCATGCGCTGGCAGCGCGTCATGACGGCGGCGCTGGCGCCGCTCGACCTGACGCATGTCCAGTTCGTGCTGCTCGCCTCGGCGATGTGGCTTGGCCGCAATGGCGAACCGCCCAACCAGGTGCAGCTCGCCGCCCAGGCCGGCACGGAGGTGAAGATGACATCGGATGTCGTCGCCCGGCTGGAGGCGAAAGGATTGATCGCACGCGAGCCTGATCCCCGGGATTCCCGAGCCAAGGTGATCCGCGTCACATCAGCCGGGGCAGCGGCCGCACAGCAAGCGATCGTCGCCGTCGAGACCGCCGACGCGGCCTTTTTCGAGCCTGTGGACGAGGCGCGGCTCGTCGGCCTGCTGCAGCAGCTGGCCGGCGAGATCCGCTGA
- a CDS encoding DUF805 domain-containing protein produces MRGEVLHYDEDQGFGFITGADGNRYTFTRESLRRQTAMPSGTVVEFQAGGGQARDVFSIAQTTGPVADAGISAAPAQSGPAPMAGASQPQHFGRSSGPAEPTDLWGYFWRGLTRNYFNFRDRARRKEYWGYCLFWTIALLVVIGTGVFADFEIGNFDNAEVPAMTVGLFGLFLLATFLPGLGMIVRRLHDLGLTGWLCLLILIPTFGSLIILVFALIPTQARENQWGPVPAGVST; encoded by the coding sequence ATGCGCGGCGAAGTGCTCCACTATGACGAAGACCAGGGCTTCGGCTTCATCACCGGAGCCGACGGCAACCGCTACACCTTCACCCGCGAGAGCCTGCGCCGGCAAACCGCCATGCCCAGCGGGACGGTGGTCGAGTTCCAGGCGGGCGGCGGCCAGGCGCGCGACGTCTTTTCGATCGCCCAGACCACAGGCCCGGTCGCCGACGCCGGGATCAGCGCCGCGCCGGCTCAGTCCGGTCCCGCGCCCATGGCCGGCGCGTCGCAGCCGCAGCATTTCGGCCGATCGTCCGGGCCGGCCGAGCCCACCGATCTCTGGGGCTATTTCTGGCGTGGCTTGACCCGGAACTATTTCAATTTTCGCGACCGCGCCCGCCGCAAGGAATATTGGGGCTATTGCCTGTTCTGGACGATTGCTCTGTTGGTGGTCATCGGCACCGGCGTTTTCGCCGATTTCGAGATCGGCAATTTCGACAACGCCGAGGTGCCGGCGATGACAGTCGGGCTTTTCGGTCTTTTCCTGCTGGCCACCTTCCTGCCCGGTCTCGGCATGATCGTGCGTCGCCTGCACGACCTTGGCCTGACCGGTTGGCTCTGCCTGCTGATCCTCATCCCGACTTTCGGCAGCCTGATCATCCTGGTCTTCGCGCTGATCCCGACCCAGGCGCGGGAAAACCAGTGGGGACCGGTCCCGGCAGGAGTCAGCACATAA
- a CDS encoding DEAD/DEAH box helicase, producing the protein MSNFDGIVPALAQALEKRGYSDLTPVQKAVLELGQADALVSAQTGSGKTVAFGLAMAPTLLDGAERFGQAAAPLALAVAPTRELALQVTRELEWLYEPTGATVASCVGGMDMRTERRALERGAHIVVGTPGRLRDHITRNSLDMSTLKAVVLDEADEMLDLGFREDLEFILDAAPADRRTLMFSATVPRSIATLAQGYQRDAVRISAAGEEKQHLDIEYRALNVAQADRENAIINVLRFYEAKNALVFCNTRAAVNHLTARFNNRNFSVVALSGELSQNERSHALQAMRDGRAKVCIATDVAARGIDLPNLELVIHADLPTNPETLLHRSGRTGRAGRKGVSALIVPNSARRRTERLLQSAKLTATWASPPSADDVMRRDDERILADPAFDEPVKDDERAFIDALLARHGAELVAAAFVRQCRSSRSAPEDLMDVAPFTPSRERLAGEKFAHRDEAPSRRDDFGASVWFSLSVGRRQNAEPRWLIPMLCRAGSISKREIGAIKMQPEETFVQIAADWAERFLAAIGPDRKLQGSIVVKRLEGTPDLSRAGYQPPSPDKKPHRGKAPSDPNAPKRKFEKRAPASTDQRPAAAHEAKPWAKKPGKPKFENAGAPKHKKAKKRPS; encoded by the coding sequence ATGTCCAACTTCGATGGTATTGTTCCCGCGCTGGCACAAGCGCTGGAAAAACGCGGTTATTCCGACCTGACACCGGTGCAGAAGGCGGTGCTGGAGCTCGGCCAGGCCGACGCTCTGGTGTCGGCGCAGACCGGCTCGGGCAAGACCGTTGCCTTCGGCCTTGCCATGGCGCCGACGCTGCTCGACGGCGCGGAACGTTTCGGCCAGGCGGCGGCCCCGCTGGCGTTGGCGGTGGCGCCGACGCGCGAACTGGCGCTGCAGGTGACGCGCGAGCTCGAATGGCTGTATGAGCCGACCGGCGCCACGGTGGCCTCCTGCGTCGGCGGCATGGACATGCGCACCGAACGGCGCGCGCTGGAGCGCGGCGCCCACATCGTCGTCGGCACGCCCGGCCGGCTGCGCGACCACATCACCCGTAATTCGCTCGACATGTCGACGCTGAAGGCCGTGGTTCTCGACGAGGCCGACGAGATGCTCGATCTCGGCTTTCGCGAAGACCTCGAATTCATCCTCGATGCCGCACCGGCCGACCGCCGCACGCTGATGTTCTCGGCCACCGTGCCGCGCTCCATCGCCACGCTCGCCCAGGGCTATCAGCGCGATGCCGTGCGCATCTCGGCCGCCGGCGAGGAAAAGCAGCATCTCGACATCGAATACCGGGCGCTGAACGTCGCCCAGGCCGACCGCGAGAACGCCATCATCAACGTGCTGCGTTTCTATGAAGCCAAGAACGCGCTGGTGTTCTGCAACACGCGTGCCGCCGTCAATCATCTCACGGCGCGCTTCAACAACCGCAATTTTTCGGTCGTGGCGCTGTCGGGCGAGCTCAGCCAGAACGAGCGCAGCCATGCGCTGCAGGCGATGCGCGACGGCCGCGCCAAGGTCTGCATCGCCACCGACGTGGCGGCGCGCGGCATCGACCTGCCCAACCTCGAACTGGTGATCCATGCCGACCTGCCGACCAATCCTGAAACGCTGCTGCATCGCAGCGGCCGCACGGGACGCGCCGGGCGCAAGGGCGTCAGCGCGCTGATCGTGCCCAACAGCGCCCGCAGGCGCACCGAGCGGCTGTTGCAAAGCGCCAAGCTGACGGCGACATGGGCGAGCCCGCCCTCGGCCGACGACGTGATGCGGCGCGACGACGAGCGCATCCTTGCCGACCCGGCCTTCGACGAACCGGTGAAGGATGACGAGCGTGCGTTCATAGACGCGCTTCTCGCCAGGCACGGCGCCGAACTGGTGGCCGCCGCCTTCGTGCGTCAATGCCGCTCCAGCCGCTCCGCGCCCGAAGACCTCATGGACGTCGCGCCTTTCACGCCTTCCCGCGAAAGATTGGCGGGCGAGAAGTTTGCGCACCGCGACGAGGCGCCCAGCCGCCGCGATGATTTCGGCGCCAGTGTCTGGTTCTCGCTGTCGGTCGGGCGCCGGCAGAATGCCGAGCCGCGCTGGCTGATCCCGATGCTGTGCCGCGCCGGCAGCATCAGCAAGCGCGAGATCGGCGCTATCAAGATGCAGCCGGAAGAGACGTTCGTGCAGATCGCCGCCGACTGGGCGGAGCGTTTTCTCGCCGCGATCGGTCCCGACCGCAAATTGCAGGGCAGCATCGTGGTCAAGCGACTGGAGGGCACGCCTGACTTGTCGCGGGCGGGCTATCAGCCGCCGAGCCCGGACAAGAAACCGCATCGCGGCAAGGCGCCGTCCGACCCGAACGCACCGAAGCGCAAATTCGAGAAGCGTGCGCCGGCATCGACCGACCAGCGCCCGGCAGCCGCGCATGAGGCAAAACCGTGGGCGAAGAAGCCGGGCAAGCCGAAATTCGAAAATGCCGGCGCGCCGAAGCACAAGAAGGCCAAGAAGCGTCCGTCGTAA
- a CDS encoding tetratricopeptide repeat protein: MSRRTSALARAAISILLLWTSSALTAIAVLGVATTTTLADNAANGQSAAAAAQAETRPAAKLSASEHIPPVDSKLAKQIDDADPRVLVAVSKGDSLAHEGKYDEAIKAYEEAIAIAPESPLPYLGRGRAFDGKNDYTRAIADYDKAIAMVPDMAAPLMRRGMAKAAAGDAVGALADCIGAARLDPKASGAYFCSGAAWYATGDLKRAIEAFSVAIEIDPKDAASHYGRGMVQADGQNYAEAVADFDQAAKLDSHNPNYAAARNAALAVQAKGGAGANAIVPPSKKLRAFVDRGYAFYHKGKYDRAIAEYNKAIALDPKDVSAYVGRGIALVDKGKYDAAIEDYNRVVELNPDYSDVYIGRAVAWTKKNEPDRAIADLSRAIELDANYAPAYFGRGSAFIDKADYDRAIADFDQALKLDPGMALARKGRMMAVAAKDKAAATKPAGQARNKIVEDAIEQGTIWRSQNQFDRAIEQYDMAVAADPSNAGAHTLRGFTFALKGDLDRALSDYNNAIKLDPKSTDAYFYRSAIWRQKGKIDRAIADLSTIISLQPANADAYVLRSRARAVKHDCDGIIADSTKVIGLRPTDAEAWFNRGFCWNRKKQYDRAIADLDETLRLDPNYTNARKERDDATAARAADKQTPTTGAAATAHNAKKSGMALYNKGQYDLAIAKFDQTLALEPDDAEAFGYRGLAWGQKGNYDRAIMDYGSAIAIEPKNSSYYSARGFAWTAKNDHKRAIDDFGKAIEFDPTYPLHFHARAISRMTIGDYDGAIADYDKAISLSPGVAKMRVERGIVWMAKGDPKRALADFDMAIQIDRNGPGGYFGRGLVQARAGDHDGAIANFNHAIKLYPNYADAYTFRGRSWEAKGNHKRAEADRKKALSLGAN, translated from the coding sequence ATGTCACGCCGAACGAGCGCGCTGGCGCGCGCTGCTATTTCAATTCTTTTGCTCTGGACGTCCTCTGCGCTGACCGCGATTGCAGTGCTCGGCGTGGCGACCACGACGACGCTCGCCGACAACGCGGCGAACGGACAGAGCGCCGCTGCGGCCGCCCAGGCCGAGACCCGGCCCGCGGCCAAGCTGAGCGCGAGCGAACATATTCCGCCTGTCGATTCGAAGTTGGCGAAGCAGATCGACGATGCGGATCCCCGCGTCCTGGTCGCGGTATCCAAAGGCGATAGCCTCGCGCACGAGGGTAAGTACGACGAAGCGATCAAGGCCTACGAAGAGGCCATCGCGATCGCTCCTGAGAGCCCGCTTCCCTATCTCGGTCGCGGCAGGGCCTTTGACGGCAAGAACGACTATACCCGCGCCATCGCCGACTACGACAAGGCCATCGCTATGGTTCCGGATATGGCCGCGCCGCTCATGCGCCGTGGCATGGCCAAGGCCGCCGCGGGCGACGCGGTCGGCGCGCTTGCCGATTGCATCGGGGCCGCCAGGCTCGATCCAAAAGCGAGCGGCGCCTACTTCTGTTCCGGAGCGGCCTGGTACGCCACGGGCGACCTCAAGCGAGCGATCGAGGCTTTTTCAGTGGCGATCGAGATCGATCCGAAAGACGCCGCCAGCCATTACGGACGCGGCATGGTGCAAGCCGACGGCCAGAACTATGCCGAGGCCGTTGCCGACTTCGACCAGGCGGCAAAACTCGACTCGCACAATCCAAACTACGCGGCCGCCCGCAACGCGGCGCTGGCGGTCCAGGCCAAAGGCGGCGCCGGCGCGAATGCGATTGTACCACCCTCGAAGAAGCTCAGGGCTTTCGTCGATCGCGGCTATGCCTTCTACCACAAGGGCAAATATGATCGTGCGATCGCCGAATACAACAAGGCGATCGCGCTCGATCCGAAAGATGTCTCGGCCTATGTCGGGCGAGGCATCGCGCTGGTCGACAAGGGAAAGTATGACGCGGCGATCGAGGATTATAACAGGGTAGTCGAACTTAATCCCGATTATTCAGACGTTTACATCGGCCGTGCCGTCGCGTGGACCAAAAAGAATGAGCCGGATCGCGCCATAGCCGACTTGAGCCGCGCCATCGAGCTCGATGCCAATTACGCGCCGGCCTATTTCGGACGTGGCAGCGCCTTCATCGACAAAGCTGACTACGACCGGGCAATTGCCGATTTCGATCAGGCGCTGAAACTCGACCCCGGGATGGCGCTTGCCCGCAAGGGCCGAATGATGGCCGTGGCGGCGAAAGACAAAGCCGCGGCAACCAAGCCTGCCGGTCAGGCTCGAAACAAAATCGTCGAGGACGCTATCGAGCAGGGCACGATCTGGCGCTCCCAAAATCAATTCGACCGCGCGATCGAGCAGTACGACATGGCGGTCGCCGCCGACCCATCCAATGCCGGCGCCCATACCTTGCGCGGTTTCACCTTTGCGTTGAAGGGCGACCTCGACCGGGCGCTGTCCGACTACAACAACGCGATTAAGCTCGATCCAAAGTCAACCGACGCCTATTTCTACCGTTCCGCCATCTGGCGGCAGAAGGGCAAGATCGACCGCGCCATTGCGGATCTGAGCACCATCATTTCGTTGCAACCGGCCAATGCCGACGCTTATGTGCTACGCAGCCGGGCCCGCGCTGTAAAACACGATTGCGATGGCATCATCGCCGATTCGACAAAGGTGATCGGGCTGCGGCCAACGGATGCGGAAGCATGGTTCAATCGCGGATTCTGCTGGAACAGGAAGAAACAATACGACCGCGCCATCGCCGATCTCGACGAGACTCTACGCCTCGATCCAAACTACACCAATGCCCGCAAGGAGCGCGATGATGCGACTGCTGCGAGAGCGGCAGACAAGCAGACGCCAACGACCGGAGCCGCAGCAACGGCGCACAACGCCAAAAAGAGTGGCATGGCCCTGTACAACAAGGGTCAATACGACCTTGCGATCGCCAAATTCGATCAGACGTTGGCGCTCGAACCCGACGATGCGGAGGCTTTCGGATATCGCGGTCTCGCGTGGGGGCAGAAGGGCAATTACGATCGCGCCATAATGGACTACGGCAGCGCGATCGCGATCGAGCCAAAAAACAGCAGCTATTATTCCGCACGTGGCTTTGCCTGGACGGCCAAGAACGACCACAAACGTGCCATCGACGACTTCGGCAAGGCAATCGAGTTCGATCCCACCTACCCCCTCCATTTCCACGCTCGAGCGATCAGCCGGATGACCATCGGCGATTACGACGGCGCCATAGCAGACTATGACAAGGCTATCAGCCTTAGTCCGGGCGTTGCCAAAATGCGTGTCGAACGCGGTATCGTCTGGATGGCCAAAGGCGATCCGAAGCGCGCTCTGGCGGATTTCGACATGGCGATCCAGATCGATCGGAACGGTCCGGGCGGCTACTTCGGCAGAGGTCTCGTGCAGGCACGCGCGGGCGATCACGACGGCGCAATCGCCAACTTCAATCACGCGATCAAGCTTTACCCCAACTATGCCGATGCCTACACTTTCCGAGGCCGCTCCTGGGAGGCAAAAGGCAATCACAAGCGTGCCGAGGCCGACCGCAAGAAGGCGTTGAGCCTCGGCGCAAACTAA
- a CDS encoding RidA family protein gives MRKLISTGSPFEKTAGYSRAVVQGDWCFVSGTTGYDYATMTMPETVEAQTRNCLATIGKALQDGGFEMSDVVRAHYYITDQAFVDVVFPILGETFGDIRPAATMIVCRLNKPEMKIEIEVTALRRTA, from the coding sequence ATGCGCAAGCTCATCTCGACCGGTTCGCCTTTCGAGAAAACCGCCGGCTATTCGCGCGCCGTGGTGCAGGGCGACTGGTGTTTCGTGTCCGGGACGACCGGCTACGACTATGCCACCATGACGATGCCGGAGACGGTCGAGGCGCAGACGCGCAACTGCCTGGCGACGATCGGCAAGGCGTTGCAGGACGGCGGCTTCGAGATGTCAGATGTGGTGCGAGCGCATTACTACATCACCGACCAGGCCTTCGTGGACGTGGTCTTCCCGATCCTCGGCGAGACATTCGGCGACATCAGGCCGGCGGCGACGATGATCGTGTGCCGGCTCAACAAGCCGGAAATGAAGATCGAGATCGAGGTGACGGCGCTGCGGCGGACAGCCTGA